The genome window TGTAATAACGATATTCTTTTTTCTTAACTGCTCTAAAGGAAGGGAATTCACACCTGCACTCCAAGTTTGAATCCATTTGAGCTGGTCGTTGTCCATAATAGTTTTTAAATCAAAACTACTTCTCCAACCAAGAATGATTTCAGAATCAATCAAATGCTTTTGCCAATCATCTTGTTTTAATGCTTGAATGATTTCCCATTCAGAAAATGTGGACTGTATCTTTTTCAGAAGGGAAGAATGGAGAGAATGGGTAAGTAATAATTTTCTTTTTTTCATTTTGGAGAACACTCCTTTATTTTTAAAATTTATTATTCTATTGTAACAAATATATTGATAATTTGTACTATTTTGTTATTTTCTACAATAAACACACATCAAAGAAAGCTGATGTGTGTTTATTTAAAATATACTTTTTTCTTCTAGGCAATCTTTCTTCTTAGAAATCCACTTATTATATCAATTATGGTTACCATGACAATAATCCCTAATAGGATGATACCAACTCGATCCCAATCTCTTGTACTGAGTGCGAAAATAAGTGGTGTTCCAATCCCTCCTGCACCGATAACACCTAAAATGGCAGCAGAACGAATATTTATCTCAAATCGATATAAGGTATAGGATAAAAAACCAGGTAAAACCTGCGGCAATACTGCAAACCATAAGACTTGCAATCTTGTACCACCGGCTGCTAGCAAGCTCTCTGTTGGTCCCATATCTAGATTTTCAATTTCTTCTGAAAATAATTTTCCTAACATCCCTATGGAATGTAGCCCTAATGCTAGTATTCCAGCAAATGATCCAGGACCAACTGCTTTAATAAATAAAATAGCCATGATAATTTCAGGAAATGTCCGTACGAAACTTAATACAAACTTCCCTGTGCTCGCGATTGTTTTTCCTTTGCTCATATTATTAGCAGCCCAGAATGCAAAGGGAATACAAAGAAATGCTGATATAAAGGTACCTAATATGGCAATTGCTAATGTATCAAGCAGACCACGTAATAAATCCTCGCCATCTGGCAAATATACATATTCCCAATCTGGATGAAAAATGCCTGTGAAGATGGCCTGAGAAATCTGTGCTGAACTATCCTTAATGGAAGTAACCGGTATATCAGAAAAAGCCCATATATATATAAGGATTAACAAGACGAATAGGGTAATATTTCTAAAAGATTTCTTTTTTGGCTTTGTGATTGTTTTTATTGTTTCACTCATAACAGTTTCTCCCGTAGTTTTGTACTACAATAATCGATAATTAAAACAACTAGTAAAGTAAGAATGATAATAGAAGAAGCTCTATCATATTGTAAAAAATTAAGTGTGCGATCATAATATTCACCAATTCCACCGGCACCAACTAATCCTAGTATTGCTGCTGCACGTACATTTACCTCAAATGTATATAATACATAGGAAGTAAAAGAAGCAGTAACCTGAGGAACAATACCAAAAAAAATCCATTGTATTTTGTTAGCACCTACAGCAGTCATTCCTTCTAGGGGGCCAGAATCAATAGATTCAATCGCTTCATATAAAAGCTTTGCGATCAACCCAATAGAGAAAATAATTAGTGCGATAATTCCTGGCAATGATCCAATCCCGAATATAGCAACAAAGATGGAAGCAAGTAATAGGTCCGGAATAGTTCTAATCAAATTTAAGATCATTCGAAATGGATAAAAAATAAATGCGGAGCGTACAATATTACTAGCGCAAAAAATAGCAAGAGGAATGGCTATTATAGCGCCAAAAGTAGTTCCGATTACGGCCATTCGTATTGTCACTAATAATGGTTCCATAATTTTTTGGAAATATTTCCAATCTGGTGGAACCATTTGTAAGAGTACATCAAATATATTGGGAAAGCCTTGAATTAATTCGGTAAGGCTCGCATCTGTTTTATAAGCGCTCCACCATAATAAAACAAGAAGAAGCAAGATGGTTAGTATCAATTTGTTTTTCGCTGGAGGAGTGGGCCTATTTAATAAGGGTTGTTTTATTGCTTTCTCATTCATATCGATTC of Niallia circulans contains these proteins:
- the phnE gene encoding phosphonate ABC transporter, permease protein PhnE; translation: MSETIKTITKPKKKSFRNITLFVLLILIYIWAFSDIPVTSIKDSSAQISQAIFTGIFHPDWEYVYLPDGEDLLRGLLDTLAIAILGTFISAFLCIPFAFWAANNMSKGKTIASTGKFVLSFVRTFPEIIMAILFIKAVGPGSFAGILALGLHSIGMLGKLFSEEIENLDMGPTESLLAAGGTRLQVLWFAVLPQVLPGFLSYTLYRFEINIRSAAILGVIGAGGIGTPLIFALSTRDWDRVGIILLGIIVMVTIIDIISGFLRRKIA
- the phnE gene encoding phosphonate ABC transporter, permease protein PhnE; its protein translation is MNEKAIKQPLLNRPTPPAKNKLILTILLLLVLLWWSAYKTDASLTELIQGFPNIFDVLLQMVPPDWKYFQKIMEPLLVTIRMAVIGTTFGAIIAIPLAIFCASNIVRSAFIFYPFRMILNLIRTIPDLLLASIFVAIFGIGSLPGIIALIIFSIGLIAKLLYEAIESIDSGPLEGMTAVGANKIQWIFFGIVPQVTASFTSYVLYTFEVNVRAAAILGLVGAGGIGEYYDRTLNFLQYDRASSIIILTLLVVLIIDYCSTKLREKLL